In a single window of the Panthera uncia isolate 11264 chromosome B2 unlocalized genomic scaffold, Puncia_PCG_1.0 HiC_scaffold_25, whole genome shotgun sequence genome:
- the LOC125939343 gene encoding putative olfactory receptor 2B3 produces MNWANESSAREFILLGFSDRPWLQMPLFVLLLISYTFTIFGNVSIMMVCILDPKLHTPMYFFLTNLSILDLCYTTSTVPHMLTNICRNKKTISYGGCVAQLIIFLALGATECLLLAVMSFDRYVAVCKPLHYVFIMNHWFCLKVVAFSWFTGFGNSVLQSSLTLNMPRCGRQEVDHFFCEVPALLKLSCADTKPIESELFFFSVLILLIPVTLILISYGFIAQAVLRIRSAEGRRKAFGTCGSHMVVVTLFFGTAIYMYLQPPSSTSKDWGKMVSLFYGIITPMLNPLIYSLRNKDMKEAFKRVMTKIFFL; encoded by the coding sequence ATGAATTGGGCTAATGAGAGCTCCGCAAGAGAGTTTATACTACTTGGCTTCTCAGACAGGCCCTGGCTACAAATGCCCCTGTTTGTGCTTCTATTAATATCATATACATTCACCATCTTTGGCAATGTGTCCATCATGATGGTGTGCATTCTGGATCCCAAACTTCATACacccatgtatttcttcctcacTAATCTCTCCATCTTAGATCTGTGCTATACCACAAGCACAGTCCCTCATATGTTGACAAATATTTGTCGCAACAAAAAGACCATCAGCTACGGTGGCTGTGTGGCACAGCTCATCATCTTCCTGGCCCTGGGAGCTACTGAGTGTCTCCTCCTGGCTGTCATGTCCTTTGACAGATATGTGGCAGTCTGCAAACCCCTGCACTATGTATTTATTATGAATCATTGGTTCTGCTTAAAGGTGGTAGCCTTCTCGTGGTTCACTGGCTTTGGTAATTCAGTGTTGCAGTCTTCCTTGACCCTTAACATGCCACGCTGTGGTCGCCAGGAAGTGGACCACTTTTTCTGTGAGGTGCCTGCCCTTCTCAAGTTGTCGTGTGCTGACACAAAGCCCATTGAGTCTGAGCTCTTTTTCTTTAGTGTATTAATTCTGCTAATTCCAGTGACATTGATCCTCATTTCTTATGGCTTTATAGCTCAAGCAGTGTTGAGAATCAGGTCAGCAGAAGGACGACGAAAAGCTTTTGGGACATGTGGGTCCCACATGGTTGTGGTCACTCTCTTTTTTGGTACAGCCATCTACATGTATCTACAACCACCTTCATCCACCTCTAAGGACTGGGGAAAGATGGTTTCTCTCTTCTATGGGATCATTACACCCATGTTGAACCCCCTTATCTACAGCCTTAGAAATAAAGATATGAAGGAGGCCTTCAAGAGGGTGAtgacaaaaatcttttttctgtaa